Proteins encoded together in one Astyanax mexicanus isolate ESR-SI-001 chromosome 10, AstMex3_surface, whole genome shotgun sequence window:
- the LOC125804732 gene encoding uncharacterized protein LOC125804732, whose protein sequence is MWLTNSIPDSAIEVSGMLCYRADRDAGLSGKVRGGGVCVYINTAWCNNAALISSYCSPLVEFAVVRARPFYLPRELSSVYRIAVYVAPSANANGANANALQELYPVISKLQNSHPDGLFIVAGDFNHSNLKALLPSFHQHVDFPTRGANLLNCVYTNIPGSYRAEPRPHYGYSDHITVMLIPAYRQLIRRAKSEKKQVTTWPPGAISALQDCFEHTDWDMFREAATSYDSINLEEYTDSVTGYISKFIEDVTVSKTITTRPNQKPWMTAEVRVLRRSRDKAFKSGDRAGLRSARAKLSRGIREAKRIYAKKIHAHFQDTTDTRRMWQGIQTITNYKSPPLLVTVMPPFQMH, encoded by the coding sequence atgtggttaacgaactccatcccggactccgcgattgaggtgagcggcatgctatgctaccgcgcggaccgtgacgccggcctctcgggcaaggttcgtggaggtggggtgtgtgtttacatcaacacagcatggtgtaacaacgctgcgctgatctccagctactgctcgccgctggtggagtttgctgtagtcagagccaggccattctacctgcccagagagcttagcagcgtgtacagaatagcagtgtatgtagcacccagtgctaatgctaacggtgctaatgctaacgctctgcaagaactgtaccctgttatctccaaactccagaactcacaccccgacggactgtttattgttgctggcgatttcaatcacagtaatctgaaggctctgctgcccagctttcatcaacatgtggattttccaacccgtggagctaacctgctcaattgtgtgtatactaacattcccggttcgtacagagcagagccccgcccccactacggctactctgatcatatcactgtcatgctcatcccagcatacagacagctcatcagacgtgccaaatcagagaagaagcaagttacaacctggcctccaggagccatctctgctcttcaggactgttttgagcacactgactgggacatgttcagagaagctgctacctcttatgactccatcaacctggaggagtacacagactcagtgactggctacatcagcaagttcattgaggatgttactgtctccaaaaccatcacaacccgccccaaccagaagccgtggatgactgcagaggtgcgtgtgctgcggagatcccgagacaaggcctttaagtcaggggacagggctggcctccgatcagctagagccaagctctcccgggggatcagagaggcaaagcgcatctacgcaaagaaaatccacgcccacttccaggacactactgacactcggcgcatgtggcagggcatccagaccatcaccaactacaagtcacccccccttcttgtaacagtgatgcctcccttccagatgcactga